From the genome of Odocoileus virginianus isolate 20LAN1187 ecotype Illinois chromosome 16, Ovbor_1.2, whole genome shotgun sequence, one region includes:
- the FOXA1 gene encoding hepatocyte nuclear factor 3-alpha isoform X2, whose amino-acid sequence MNSGLGTMNSMNTYMTMNSMSTSGTMTPASFNMSYANPGLGAGLSPGAVAGMPGGSAGAMNSMTAGVTAMGTTLSPGGMGAMGAQPAASMNGLGPYAAAMNPCMSPMAYAPSNLGRSRAGGGGGDAKTFKRSYPHAKPPYSYISLITMAIQQAPSKMLTLSEIYQWIMDLFPYYRQNQQRWQNSIRHSLSFNDCFVKVARSPDKPGKGSYWTLHPDSGNMFENGCYLRRQKRFKCEKQPGPGGGSGGGGGPKGGPESRKDPSSAANPSADSPLHRGVHGKAGQLEGAPAPGPAASPQTLDHGGAAATGGASELKTPATSAAPPISSGPGALVSVPPSHPAHALAPHESQMHMKGDPHYSFNHPFSINNLMSSSEQQHKLDFKAYEQALQYSPYGSALPASLPLGGASVATRSPIEPSALEPAYYQGVYSRPVLNTS is encoded by the coding sequence ATGAACTCAGGTCTGGGCACCATGAATTCCATGAACACCTACATGACCATGAACAGCATGAGCACGAGCGGCACCATGACCCCGGCTTCGTTCAACATGTCCTACGCAAACCCGGGCCTGGGCGCCGGGCTGAGCCCCGGGGCGGTGGCTGGCATGCCCGGCGGCTCTGCGGGCGCCATGAATAGCATGACGGCGGGCGTGACGGCCATGGGGACGACGCTGAGCCCCGGCGGCATGGGGGCCATGGGCGCGCAGCCGGCGGCCTCCATGAACGGCCTGGGGCCCTACGCGGCCGCCATGAACCCGTGCATGAGCCCCATGGCGTACGCGCCGTCCAACCTGGGCCGCAGCCGcgctggcggcggcggcggcgacgccAAGACTTTCAAGCGCAGCTACCCTCACGCCAAGCCGCCCTACTCGTACATCTCTCTCATCACCATGGCCATCCAGCAGGCGCCGAGCAAGATGCTCACGCTGAGCGAGATCTATCAGTGGATCATGGACCTCTTCCCCTATTACCGGCAGAACCAGCAGCGCTGGCAGAACTCCATCCGCCACTCGCTCTCCTTCAACGACTGCTTTGTCAAAGTGGCCCGCTCCCCGGACAAGCCAGGCAAGGGTTCCTATTGGACGCTGCACCCGGACTCCGGCAACATGTTTGAGAATGGCTGTTACTTGCGCCGCCAGAAGCGCTTCAAGTGCGAGAAGCAGCCGGGCCCCGGGGGcgggagcggcggcggcggcggcccgaaGGGTGGCCCGGAGAGCCGCAAGGACCCCTCGAGCGCTGCCAACCCCAGCGCCGACTCGCCCCTTCATCGCGGCGTGCACGGGAAGGCCGGCCAGCTAGAGGGCGCGCCGGCCCCCGGGCCCGCCGCCAGCCCCCAGACTCTGGACCACGGCGGGGCGGCGGCGACAGGGGGCGCCTCGGAGTTGAAGACTCCAGCCACCTCGGCTGCTCCTCCGATCAGCTCTGGGCCTGGGGCGCTGGTATctgtgcccccctcccacccGGCGCATGCCCTGGCACCCCACGAGTCCCAGATGCACATGAAAGGGGACCCTCACTACTCCTTCAATCATCCCTTCTCCATCAACAACCTCATGTCCTCCTCGGAGCAGCAGCACAAGTTGGACTTCAAGGCATACGAGCAGGCACTACAGTACTCGCCCTACGGCAGCGCGTTGCCCGCCAGCTTGCCCCTCGGCGGCGCCTCGGTGGCCACGAGGAGTCCCATTGAGCCCTCAGCCCTGGAGCCCGCCTACTACCAAGGTGTGTATTCCAGACCCGTTCTAAACACTTCTTAG
- the FOXA1 gene encoding hepatocyte nuclear factor 3-alpha isoform X1 codes for MLGTVKMEGHESSDWNSYYADTQEAYSSVPVSNMNSGLGTMNSMNTYMTMNSMSTSGTMTPASFNMSYANPGLGAGLSPGAVAGMPGGSAGAMNSMTAGVTAMGTTLSPGGMGAMGAQPAASMNGLGPYAAAMNPCMSPMAYAPSNLGRSRAGGGGGDAKTFKRSYPHAKPPYSYISLITMAIQQAPSKMLTLSEIYQWIMDLFPYYRQNQQRWQNSIRHSLSFNDCFVKVARSPDKPGKGSYWTLHPDSGNMFENGCYLRRQKRFKCEKQPGPGGGSGGGGGPKGGPESRKDPSSAANPSADSPLHRGVHGKAGQLEGAPAPGPAASPQTLDHGGAAATGGASELKTPATSAAPPISSGPGALVSVPPSHPAHALAPHESQMHMKGDPHYSFNHPFSINNLMSSSEQQHKLDFKAYEQALQYSPYGSALPASLPLGGASVATRSPIEPSALEPAYYQGVYSRPVLNTS; via the exons ATGTTAGGGACTGTGAAGATGGAAGGGCACGAGAGCAGCGACTGGAACAGCTACTACGCGGACACacaggag GCCTACTCCTCCGTCCCGGTCAGCAACATGAACTCAGGTCTGGGCACCATGAATTCCATGAACACCTACATGACCATGAACAGCATGAGCACGAGCGGCACCATGACCCCGGCTTCGTTCAACATGTCCTACGCAAACCCGGGCCTGGGCGCCGGGCTGAGCCCCGGGGCGGTGGCTGGCATGCCCGGCGGCTCTGCGGGCGCCATGAATAGCATGACGGCGGGCGTGACGGCCATGGGGACGACGCTGAGCCCCGGCGGCATGGGGGCCATGGGCGCGCAGCCGGCGGCCTCCATGAACGGCCTGGGGCCCTACGCGGCCGCCATGAACCCGTGCATGAGCCCCATGGCGTACGCGCCGTCCAACCTGGGCCGCAGCCGcgctggcggcggcggcggcgacgccAAGACTTTCAAGCGCAGCTACCCTCACGCCAAGCCGCCCTACTCGTACATCTCTCTCATCACCATGGCCATCCAGCAGGCGCCGAGCAAGATGCTCACGCTGAGCGAGATCTATCAGTGGATCATGGACCTCTTCCCCTATTACCGGCAGAACCAGCAGCGCTGGCAGAACTCCATCCGCCACTCGCTCTCCTTCAACGACTGCTTTGTCAAAGTGGCCCGCTCCCCGGACAAGCCAGGCAAGGGTTCCTATTGGACGCTGCACCCGGACTCCGGCAACATGTTTGAGAATGGCTGTTACTTGCGCCGCCAGAAGCGCTTCAAGTGCGAGAAGCAGCCGGGCCCCGGGGGcgggagcggcggcggcggcggcccgaaGGGTGGCCCGGAGAGCCGCAAGGACCCCTCGAGCGCTGCCAACCCCAGCGCCGACTCGCCCCTTCATCGCGGCGTGCACGGGAAGGCCGGCCAGCTAGAGGGCGCGCCGGCCCCCGGGCCCGCCGCCAGCCCCCAGACTCTGGACCACGGCGGGGCGGCGGCGACAGGGGGCGCCTCGGAGTTGAAGACTCCAGCCACCTCGGCTGCTCCTCCGATCAGCTCTGGGCCTGGGGCGCTGGTATctgtgcccccctcccacccGGCGCATGCCCTGGCACCCCACGAGTCCCAGATGCACATGAAAGGGGACCCTCACTACTCCTTCAATCATCCCTTCTCCATCAACAACCTCATGTCCTCCTCGGAGCAGCAGCACAAGTTGGACTTCAAGGCATACGAGCAGGCACTACAGTACTCGCCCTACGGCAGCGCGTTGCCCGCCAGCTTGCCCCTCGGCGGCGCCTCGGTGGCCACGAGGAGTCCCATTGAGCCCTCAGCCCTGGAGCCCGCCTACTACCAAGGTGTGTATTCCAGACCCGTTCTAAACACTTCTTAG